AGTAAGATTATATAAAAAAAAGAGGCTGTTCACACAAAGCTTCTGTGTGTCAATACTGTCATGTATGTTTTGGAGCAGTGAAGAGCTTAGTTCTAAGGTCAAAGGTCTAAACTAGCAATAAATCAAAGCCACATTCAGCTTTGGGCAAGCAACATCAAGTTTGACATGAATAACCATACAAAACATATTGCAGGAGAAAAGGATACCCTGTTATCATTTCATACACTTACAAGAGTAATTGTGTGTGTCATATTATCAGGCTGTGCTGGGCCAAATTCTAGCTTATAGTTGGTAGATCCTAAGTTCATTTCAAACAACCATGCACATGATATGTTCATCATGAATGATCAAGCATATGTTTGGGCAGAAGGCACTTGCTCGTAGCATAAGATTTGCAGAAGTGAGTGCTTAATTGTAAAAACTCGCAGAAGAAAAACAAGCATTCATAAGAGACTTACAGTTGGGTGTCTATTATTGTCATAATGAACAATGCAGTTCTTCAAATGACCCATTTCAGAGAAAAGTTCCTGAAACAGTTGTCGGCAGATAAGATCAGGTCGAGAAAGTCCAATATGATTGAAGCTGTCGGATATTCCAGCATGCATAATATAACAATCCAGCTACCTGTAAATCTTCTTTTGTCACTCCGTAGTGCAAGTTTGAAACATACAGCTTGGTACCAGTTTCTATCCCAGGAAGTCCAGCAGCCACCATGCTATCCTCAAACCGATCATGTGTCCATGcaaaatcctttgttttgttgaATGACTGATGATATTCCACAGCATGCACACCCAGATTGTGATGATAAATTGTTAGCATAATCCCCAAAGCTCATCAATCCACAGTATTTTTTTGACGAGTCAACTAGCATCAGCAAAACTATAAAACCATACACCATTGCATAAAATGGGTGCTAGCTGATAGCCCCTGTATGAACCAAAGACCTTATCCAGAGAAATAAGTATCCAACAGGTTAATACATAGTCAATCAGCATGCTGACCATGAGAAGAGACAATGTGTTTTTCAGTTTGAAGCATTAACCAGAACAAACCAACAAATATCTCGCCACAAAATTGTCAGCAGCTAAGGGGCAGTTCTCAGGGCATTTTCAAATTGAGAAACCTCTCGGATCCTCTTTGAAGCTCCACAGTTCATAAGTATGGAAGATATGGTCTGAACTGAGCCCTGAGGCCTGAGCTGTCCCATTTATTATGTTCATAGCCACTTGTCAAGTGTGTATTGTAATTTGGGTTCTTGAGGGTGTACAGAAAAACAGCGATGGTTTTGTGCTTGCCTTGGCAATAGCATACGATGACGAGCGAGTATTGACACCAAGTGGCCTTTGGGAAGGCACTCCCCTTCCACGGAAGGTTCCAGCGCCACGTCCACGGCCTAAACCACGGCCTAGCCTTTGGCCATCACCTCTGCCTGACCTTTGGCCATCACCTCGGCCTCGGCCAACTCTCTGTCCCCTTCCCCTTCCTCTTCCCCTCCCACTTCTGTTCTTAATCATATCATCGAGTGACATATCCAAAGCTGCCTCCATTACAATGAAAACTTGGATTCAATAGGGAGAAAGCCCTGCAAAAAGGACAAAGAAGTTTAATATTATGTATTGCTCAATTGTAGTGATGTGGTGTAAGCAAGCAGAGTAACAAAGATGCACACACAGATATAGAAAAAAAAAACTCAAATTAAGGTCACTGGTTTCTATACTAGTAGAAAAAGGAACAATACTCCAGAAGCAGCAACTCTTTCAAACTTCCTACTACGCTACTATCGTGCTCGTCCGACACATACACTATGAATAATAGGCTTATAAACTGTATTTTCGAAGTTTTCGTCGCCGTTCAGGATGACACTAACAATCAGCTTATCAGGTACACCAGGCATCGGAAAGCAAGTAGGCAAGTAGCCCTTACCAGTAAACATAGAAAGTGAAGTAGTACAAGAAAAGCTAATTTGTAGAACACATCAGGTTCATGAGGACAGACTGGCTAGATCTCTGCATTCACCCTTCTTATCACACTTCTAACGACACAGCAGTCTACACCATGGGCACCACCATAGCGCCTAAGCTACGCAGGCTCACCTAAGAAAATAAATCCGGCGCCCGCTCATGACAATATGAGCATGCACCGCGGTTACCAAGAACCCACGGGATCCCATCGCGCTAGGGCTTTGCGCATGCTAGTGACTCAATCAACGAAGTACTCTAATATTCATACTGATACCAATGCTAGCGTAGTTCCAGAAGGGCAGGGAAGTCACCTCTGGGCCTGGGGGAGCCCTCTAGGGTTCTCCGGCGG
This sequence is a window from Aegilops tauschii subsp. strangulata cultivar AL8/78 chromosome 7, Aet v6.0, whole genome shotgun sequence. Protein-coding genes within it:
- the LOC109769408 gene encoding THO complex subunit 4D, whose amino-acid sequence is MEAALDMSLDDMIKNRSGRGRGRGRGQRVGRGRGDGQRSGRGDGQRLGRGLGRGRGAGTFRGRGVPSQRPLGVNTRSSSYAIAKSFNKTKDFAWTHDRFEDSMVAAGLPGIETGTKLYVSNLHYGVTKEDLQELFSEMGHLKNCIVHYDNNRHPTGSAEVIFTRRSEAVQALKRYNNVRLDGKEMKIEMIGANLGLAAAPAPRVNVVSGARGRGQREVVMSRPNGFGRGATDSSSFLPGWKRNNGFAQRGGSVRGRGRGRGRSSFGRGRGRGVYVRKGSVKSADQLDKELDTYHSGAMNVD